The DNA segment TTGCTGGTTTTGGGTGCACAAAGAGCAGCTAGGTAGTGAGCAAAAGCTGATTTTCCCGTTCCATACACACCTGTGATTGTCCAAGCCCGATGAGCACGAGGCTGGGCGATCGCCGACAAAATGCGTCGCAGAGCATCACCAGAGCGTTCCGTTAAAACATAGCCCTCTGCTGCCCCAGAATCATCCAAATCTCGTTCTAGGTTGACAGAGCGAGCATAGCGCCGATGGGGTCTAAAGTAAGTCGATAGTTTGGGATCAGCGGATTGGTGAGCCATTACGGTGCAACATTTTCTCTCTCAGTTGTACCATAACCATAACTCACTGCTAAGGCATTTTAACGATTCAGGCCCGACCTTCACGCCCCTAGAGGCCAAATATAACCCTAGGGGTAGTATTGTCGTTGGTGCGATCGTCAGAAATCAGGCTGGCTGTGGTGTGCGATCAAGCAGGGGGCTTTGGTAACGGCGACGCTCTGCACTGGCAAACACCTGAGGCACCGATAAGCCATCGGGCAAATTTCCTAGGGTGATTAGGCCACCCATCATGGCTCCAGCGATGCCTAGCATACACACATCTGCCCCTGTGAGGTAAAGTCCTGGCAGGGGAGTTTTGGGATGAGTCCAGGCTAGGTTTTGGGGGCGGAAGCGCTCGGCTACAAACGGCAGACCATAGACAGCACCATTAGGATGGGCGGTGAAATGTTCATTGGTCAGAGGTGTCGAGAGTTCGGCATAGTCCACCAAGTTGGCAAAGCCAGGGTAATGGCGATCGACGACCGCAATCAAACGTTCAGTAATGGATTGCTTGAGTTGCTGGTAGTCTTGGTCTCGCTGTCGCCAAGGCTGCGATCGCCAAGGAGCAAAATTGCTATAGTCCACCCAGGCTAGGATTTCCGCGGTATGGGCTTTTGCTTGGGCATCCTTTAACGAGGGAAAGGACAGATACACCTGGGGAGGTTGATCTGTTGGTACCCACTGTCCCCGCTGGTGGTAGGTTTGGTTGTGGTCAAGGCTAGCATAGAGCCAGTGATTTTCTCCTTGGAAGCCTAGACTACGCGGATCTTGAGACAAACCGAGATAGAGGCCCACATGGGTAGTAGCAGGCTGGCGCTGACAGAATGCCTCTAGGTCTTGACGGAAAGGAATGGGATAATCCGCAGGAATGAGTTTTTGATAGGTGTTGACTACCCCTGCATTGGAAATGATGACGGGGGCGTAATAGCGTTCTGTGACTCCATCGGCTTTACCCTGCGATCGCCGGACTTCTACCCCCACAGCTCGCCCGTTTTCAATAATTACCCGTTGCACCTCTCGGTTGACCAAGAGTTGTCCCCCCTTGCGTTCAACAATCCCCTGAATAGCAGCGGCGATCGTCCCCCCACCCCCAACCGGATAATACCCGCCATCCAAGTAATGGCTGACAATCATGCTGTGCAGGGCAAAGGGGCTAAGACTAGGAGGCAAGCCATAATCTCCCCATTGAGAGGCCAGCAGGGCCTTGAGGGCTGGACTTTGAAAGTGGCGGTCTAGGTACTCCTGGGTAGTCATTTCCAACCGGGGCGGATTGAACAGGTTATACAACCAGCCCACCACTTGCATTAGCCGTGACCCACTGCGACGCATGGAAAAGAGGCCATAGGCGGCAGCCGTATTGGTGATAGCTTTGAAATAACGACGAATGGCCTTAGCTTCTTGGGGAAAGCGCTGAATCAAGGCATCCTGGTATTGCTGTTTGTTACTGGGTACCTGGAATTGCAGGCCAGGATAGACAAACTGTTCAAAGTAGTGGGGCATTTTTTGCCACTGTACCTGCCCCGCTGTCAGTAGGTCGAATAGCTTGCGGAGAAATTCTCCGTCACCCATGTTGCCTACGTAGTGAATTCCCACATCCCAGTGGAATTTGCCCCGTTTGAAGTCGTGGGTGAAGCCTCCAGCCTGAAAGTGGCGCTCTAGCAACAGCACGCGCTTGCCCTTGAGTTGAGCCATCAAGCTGGCAACGGTAAGGGCACCCATGCCAGAACCAATCAAGATGAGGTCGTAGTGGTAGTCAGTGGAACCTTGGGCAGGGGGAGACGTGAGTTGGGTAGTCATTGGTGTTGTCCTCCGGTAATGAAATCTAGGTCGCACAAACCGCCTTTGAGCCGAGAAATGCTCGCATCCAGCACTGTTGACTCTGTGTTGACTCTGCAAGCCTAGGATCAGCAATCGCTATACACAACTAGAGAATTATTCACTTAGTTGCATATTAATAATCTATATTCACTTAGTTGCATATGTCAAGCCTCGATCGACATTCCCCATATCGACATTCCCATCCCATAATCAACATTTAGACAGATGAAAATCCCTCTACCAAGGTTGATAGAGAGGTCTAAGCACTGGTTTTTATTGAGTAAACGTTTCTAAGCCAGGTGAACTGGGGGCATTGTCGAGTAGAAGTATGATCCTCATGCCTAAACTTCTTGCAGTTCTCACCTAGCCCTCTCCTTAGGGAGAAGGAATGAGGACTCTGCCTCCTTTTTCCTAGGGAGAAGGAGCCTGGGGATGTAGCTTACTTCCCGCAGGGTGGGCAAGCTATTTCAGAACTGTCCGAACTATTGGAAGCAACTAGTACCCAATTAATCTAATTTGCCGAAATAGCGCTTTGTTTCTGGCTTTAACCAAAAAATCAGCAGGATGACTGAAAATGGCAAGAAGCAAGCACTAGTCATACCTAGACCAATGATCACTAGGTCATAAACCCAAACCCAAGGGCGTGGTCTTAAAAAGAACGGTAGTGCACAAACCACTAGGAATAAGCCTCCTAGTAAGGCAAATATTGCTCCATAGATGTAGACGGCAGTTGCTGGCAGGTCAGGGTCATTGAAGGGGATAAACCTAGGTGCTGCCAGAAGTGCTACGCCGATCGCGACCATCACAGCGTAAATAAAACACAATAAACCAGCGTAAACCTTAAACCATATGACAACGCCGGGGGGCTGCCCTGGTGAGAATTGATAGTCCATCATGGGTTTGAGAGCCTAGCTAACGGGGTGGCTAGCGAGTTAGCGAATAACTATGGAGTTGCATAATGATAAAAACTTCTTGCTTACTATAGCTTTCCACGTTACTTCAGCCAACTCCGTAATCGAGCAGCAACTTGAGGACGACGCAACTTGCGCATCGCCTTGGTTTGAATCTGGCGCACCCGTTCTCGTGACAGGTTAAACTGATGCCCAACTTCTTCTAGGGTGTGGGTTTCACCAGTAGTAATGCCATAGCGCAGGCAAATTACTTCCCGCTCACGCTCAGTCAAGACATTCTCCAGCACGGCAGTCACCTCTTGGCAGAGCATCCGTTCCCCAATTTGGACATCCGGTGGGCGAGTGTTGCTATCCTCTAGCAGATCCATTAGCTCGGTATCTTCCCCTTTACCAACACGATGGTTCAGCGAAAGAGACCGACGCCGCACCTGCTGCAATTCAGTTAACTGTTTACGCGACAGTCCCATATACGCTGCTAGCTCTTCATCGGTAGGGTTCCGGTGCAAGTCACGTTTTAGCTCTCGATGGGCTTTCTTGAGCTTGTTGAGTTTTTCGACAATGTGCACGGGCAAGCGAATGGTGCGGGCATCGTTGGCGATCGTTCGCGTAATGCCTTGGCGAATCCACCAGTAGGCATAGGTGGAAAATTTATAGCCTTTGTCTGGATCAAACTTTTCTGTGGCCCGGTTCAAGCCCAAGGCTCCTTCCTGGATCAAGTCTAAGAAGGGAACTCCACGGTTAATGTATCGCTTGGCGATGGATACCACTAATCGCAAATTGGAGCGAATCATTTTCCGCTTGGCTACTTGGCTTTGGTGTAGCTTCACATCTAGTTGCCGCTCAGACATGCCCAACCGAGCTGCAATTTCTCGCCGTGAGGGAAGTCGTCCTAGCTCATCCTTTAGCTGGTCACGCGCTTTTTCCAGCAGCACAAAAAATTTGACTCGTTTTGCCAGCTCTATTTCTTCGTCTGGCTTAAGGAGGGGATACCGAGCCATCTCTTTGAAGAAGGCACCGATCGCATCATCGGAAATAATTTTGCGATATCCAGGAATTCGTTCACTACCATCCTCGTGATCTAAGGTAGTTAGACTATCGTCATCGTCAAGCTCACGTCTACGAATTTGAGCAAACTCAATTAGCTCGTTAGAAAGCTCGGCAACAACCTCTTGAATTGAAGCAAGGTCTTGGTCAAGTCCATCTACTTCAGAGGACAAAAAGTCAGGTTCAAGCAGTGGTGGATTAGTGTGATCTGTCCTAGCGAGAGTCATAGTAGAAGTCATAGAGATTGCTTTGGTGTTTTACGAGAACAACAGCTATATTCATCGGAATTCATCGGAATACTTTGAACTATCATCCAGAAAATTAAACCAAGCCAAGGCATTTTATGTCTAGATTTCAAGGGAAACTGTGGGCAGACATTAGCTAGCCGAGAAAATTTACGTTTTACACAGGTGTTTTACACAAGAGACTTAAACCGATGGAATTAGCTGGTTGAGATGCCCATATCTTTACCTTAATATCAAGTAAAAAGCAACTATTCAGCAAGGTATTTGCCCATTTATTTAGAATCTTTAACCTAATTCTTTTCCACATATTTCTCACAGCCAATTCACATGTTTTTCCACAGACTTTTCCACAAAATTATCCACAGAAAGATGTGTTTTCCCCCATGTTTTTCCACAAGCTTTTCCACAGGTTTTTCCACAATATTATCCACAAATTTATACACAAGCTTTTCCACAGGTTTTTCCACAGACCAAGCAACTGTATAGATAGATCCATTGCCTATAAGCCAAAATGCTGGCTGAGAGAAGGGTTGTACAAAGTTACTTATTCATTAAACCTAACACTATTGCTGTGGAATTTATGAACTACTCTAGGAACAGTGAGAGAGTAGGTCACCTTTGCAGGCCCTCATCCCCCTAACCCCTCTCTCGACTCCTTGGCCCCCCGCAAACAGGGGGTAGGGAGAAAGGTAAAGGCAACAGTGATATGCACCCAACAGGGGGGCTATGTCACCTTGGGGAGATGGCACAATAAAGTCCTAGCCTGTACTATTGCGGGAAACGTTGTGAAGAAAGCGATCGTCAAATTGTTGATGGCACCTGCTATCCGGGCCATGTATGATCGGCAAGGTGGGGTTAAGCATCTCACCCTAACGACTGCCTTAGAGAAAATTGACCGCTTGTTTAGCTGCGATCGGATACTCAGGGAGGCTCACCAAGATTTCACAGTGGTCTACTACACCCAAAGCGAATGGGGGTATCGCCTTATTCATTCTCCTGAAGGGGCTATTCACATGGCCTTGAACGTTGATGGCATGTTTCACCCAGATGGCTACTATGCCCATGCACGGCTAGTTGCCCAGCAGATTGAGGCCATTGGCGCTAATCATGTCCTAGAAATTGGTTGCGGCAAAGGATTTAATACCTATTTTTTAGCCACACGCTACCCAACCGTGACCTTCACAGGCATTGACTTAACCCCCTTACACATTCGCTCGGCCTCTCGGCAAGCCGCTCACTGTCAAAACGTCGTGTTTAGAATCAGAGATTTCAACTATCTCGATGTACCAGATCAGTCTGTTGACCTTGTATTTGGGGTGGAGTGCCTGTGCCACAGTCGGCAACCTAAGCAGTCGTTAGCAGAACTGTTCCGGATTCTGCGTCCTGGTGGCCGGTTGATTGTGTTTGATGGGTATCGCCGAGCGCCCCTTGACCGGTATACACTGCCAATGCAAACGGCTACGGTGTTGACTGAAGTGAGTATGGCTGTGCAGGATGGTTTTGTAGAGCGCGATCGCTGGGATGAGCTAGCTCGATCAATTGGCTTTCTAATTCATACCTGCGATGATTTGACAACTGCAATTCAACCTACCATCAATCGGCTGCAAGCTATATCCTCTCTGTTTTTCCAGATGCCTGGCCGAGCTAGAATTCTAGCATTTCTGTTGCCCAAATACCTGGTACGGAATGCGATCGCGGGTTTGCTGATGCCGTTTGTGTTTACCAGTGATCCTACAGTTGGCTCGCTGGGGTACTACCAATGGATTTTGCAACGCCCTGATCAGTAGCGCCTACGCCTGTGTAAACCTCTATCACAGGACTTTGTGGGTATATTCATGTTGTTTAACGTTATCTTCGGTGCGGACAATGCGCTGGGAGTTCAACACCCGCTTGCGCTCCAGGGAATAGTTAAAGCCTTGATAAGCAGTACCCAGCATAATCATCGACTGGGCAGCAGGGCGGGCTTTATAGGTGCGGGCAGCAGCGATCGCTCGGCTAACAAAGTCATCACAGAACTGAGCCTCTGGGGGAAACTCTGGTAGCGATCGGGGCATGGCATCAATGACCACAGACCCCAAGGTTGTTGCCCAAGCCAGTTGATAGGAGGTAGGAATACCCTTCATCAAAGCCTCTAGCGCGGCTGAGGGAATGGGTTCTAGTAACGTCACCTCACACACATCACCATCTCGTTTGAC comes from the Cyanobacteriota bacterium genome and includes:
- a CDS encoding class I SAM-dependent methyltransferase gives rise to the protein MKKAIVKLLMAPAIRAMYDRQGGVKHLTLTTALEKIDRLFSCDRILREAHQDFTVVYYTQSEWGYRLIHSPEGAIHMALNVDGMFHPDGYYAHARLVAQQIEAIGANHVLEIGCGKGFNTYFLATRYPTVTFTGIDLTPLHIRSASRQAAHCQNVVFRIRDFNYLDVPDQSVDLVFGVECLCHSRQPKQSLAELFRILRPGGRLIVFDGYRRAPLDRYTLPMQTATVLTEVSMAVQDGFVERDRWDELARSIGFLIHTCDDLTTAIQPTINRLQAISSLFFQMPGRARILAFLLPKYLVRNAIAGLLMPFVFTSDPTVGSLGYYQWILQRPDQ
- a CDS encoding NAD(P)/FAD-dependent oxidoreductase, with the translated sequence MTTQLTSPPAQGSTDYHYDLILIGSGMGALTVASLMAQLKGKRVLLLERHFQAGGFTHDFKRGKFHWDVGIHYVGNMGDGEFLRKLFDLLTAGQVQWQKMPHYFEQFVYPGLQFQVPSNKQQYQDALIQRFPQEAKAIRRYFKAITNTAAAYGLFSMRRSGSRLMQVVGWLYNLFNPPRLEMTTQEYLDRHFQSPALKALLASQWGDYGLPPSLSPFALHSMIVSHYLDGGYYPVGGGGTIAAAIQGIVERKGGQLLVNREVQRVIIENGRAVGVEVRRSQGKADGVTERYYAPVIISNAGVVNTYQKLIPADYPIPFRQDLEAFCQRQPATTHVGLYLGLSQDPRSLGFQGENHWLYASLDHNQTYHQRGQWVPTDQPPQVYLSFPSLKDAQAKAHTAEILAWVDYSNFAPWRSQPWRQRDQDYQQLKQSITERLIAVVDRHYPGFANLVDYAELSTPLTNEHFTAHPNGAVYGLPFVAERFRPQNLAWTHPKTPLPGLYLTGADVCMLGIAGAMMGGLITLGNLPDGLSVPQVFASAERRRYQSPLLDRTPQPA
- a CDS encoding RNA polymerase sigma factor, RpoD/SigA family, whose protein sequence is MTSTMTLARTDHTNPPLLEPDFLSSEVDGLDQDLASIQEVVAELSNELIEFAQIRRRELDDDDSLTTLDHEDGSERIPGYRKIISDDAIGAFFKEMARYPLLKPDEEIELAKRVKFFVLLEKARDQLKDELGRLPSRREIAARLGMSERQLDVKLHQSQVAKRKMIRSNLRLVVSIAKRYINRGVPFLDLIQEGALGLNRATEKFDPDKGYKFSTYAYWWIRQGITRTIANDARTIRLPVHIVEKLNKLKKAHRELKRDLHRNPTDEELAAYMGLSRKQLTELQQVRRRSLSLNHRVGKGEDTELMDLLEDSNTRPPDVQIGERMLCQEVTAVLENVLTEREREVICLRYGITTGETHTLEEVGHQFNLSRERVRQIQTKAMRKLRRPQVAARLRSWLK